One Sus scrofa isolate TJ Tabasco breed Duroc chromosome 1, Sscrofa11.1, whole genome shotgun sequence DNA segment encodes these proteins:
- the TTF1 gene encoding transcription termination factor 1 isoform X2: MEGESSRPETHPPVFRKKKTKRSVHKDRHRRHGREPLPDAPLAGEPPPVTKSEEEKEHRQRLVSSPPRKSEVCDETEKATSLPKKSKKRKKRALGVAREPGVVYVLADEETVEDTSADLGKEFDVVYLDPSKERKAQREPEAEGPPAATKWRARESEEPPAKVPKKKHKNRRRKAAACDAGRATPEADLAPPASESHEEQDAQPEMAQLPGSEGQSKPKKRKRKRSTNPEFEARPVPEPEGAGAAYSEGWRVAGKVGTAGGGKRSSGLKKRTKERKHRSPGEGALASGGDASVPWASFEDMPFDSPEGNGSLIEDSAKPRPQEEKTQACSEEVQRLEPANEEESSLELAKESEPRYLSEDSRDSGDSDVDLGSAVKQLQEFIPDIKERAATTIKRMYRDDLQRFKEFKAQGVAIKFGKFSVKENKQLEKNVQEFLSLTGIENADKLLYTDRYPEEKSLITDLKRKHSFRLHIGKGIARPWKLVYYRAKKMFDVNNYKGRYSRGDVEKLKVYQALHGNDWKKIGELVSRSSLSVALKFSQISSERNHGAWSKTETQKLIKAVEEVILKKMSPQELQEMDSKLQENPEGRLSIVREKLYRGISWVEVEAKVETRNWMQCKSKWTEILTKRMTHGRDVYRGVNALQAKINLIERLYEINVEDANAIDWEDLAGTIGDVPPSYVQTKFYKLKATCVPFWQKKTFPEIIDYLYEISLPLLKEKLEKKMEKRGTEIQTPAAPKPVFLFRDIFYCDDDDDDVSGGEDGGEKS, encoded by the exons atggaaggagAGTCCAGCAGACCGGAAACCCACCCTCCAGTTTTCcgcaagaaaaagacaaagcgCTCTGTACATAAAGACAGACATCGGAGGCATGGCCGCGAGCCCCTGCCAGATGCCCCCCTGGCAGGCGAGCCGCCTCCCGTAACTAAgagtgaagaagagaaagagcatCGCCAGCGTCTCGTGTCTTCTCCTCCGAGAAAGTCAGAAGTCTGTGATGAGACCGAAAAAGCCACTTCTCTAcccaaaaagagtaaaaagagaaagaaaagggcttTGGGGGTCGCCAGGGAACCCGGCGTCGTGTACGTCCTGGCGGATGAGGAAACTGTCGAGGACACATCAGCGGATTTGGGAAAGGAGTTCGATGTCGTTTACCTGGATCCGAGCAAGGAGCGGAAGGCCCAGAGGGAGCCGGAGGCAGAGGGACCGCCCGCGGCCACCAAGTGGCGGGCCCGTGAGTCAGAAGAGCCGCCGGCCAAGGTGCCGAAGAAAAAGCATAAAAACCGTCGGAGGAAAGCGGCGGCCTGCGATGCTGGACGGGCAACCCCAGAGGCAGACCTTGCCCCGCCCGCCTCAGAATCCCACGAGGAGCAGGACGCCCAGCCTGAAATGGCCCAACTGCCAGGGTCCGAGGGCCAGAGCAAGCCCAAGAAAAGAAAGCGGAAGCGCTCAACTAACCCGGAATTCGAGGCCCGGCCTGTGCCCGAGCCTGAGGGTGCTGGGGCCGCGTACTCGGAGGGATGGCGAGTGGCGGGCAAGGTCGGGACCGCGGGAGGCGGCAAGAGGTCCAGCGGCCTCAAGAAAAGGACTAAGGAAAGGAAGCACAGGTCCCCTGGTGAAGGTGCCCTGGCGTCTGGCGGTGACGCTTCAGTGCCCTGGGCAAGCTTTGAGGACATGCCCTTTGACTCCCCGGAAGGTAATGGTTCCTTGATTGAAGACAGTGCGAAACCCAGGCCACAAGAGGAGAAAACCCAGGCCTGTTCGGAAGAGGTGCAGAG GTTAGAACCTGCAAATGAAGAAGAAAGCAGTTTGGAATTGGCTAAAGAGTCTGAACCCAGATACTTATCTGAAGATTCGCGAGATTCAGGCGATTCAGATGTGGATTTGGGTTCCGCCGTGAAGCAGCTCCAAGAATTCATTCCTGACATCAAGGAAAGGGCCGCCACCACGATTAAGCGAATGTATCGAGATGACCTGCAGCGGTTTAAAGAATTTAAAGCCCAAG GTGTCGCCATTAAATTTGGCAAATTTTCCGTGAAGGAAAATAAGCAGTTAGAGAAAAACGTGCAGGAGTTTCTGTCCCTGACGGGCATCGAGAATGCAGACAAGCTGCTGTACACAGACAGATACCCAGAGGAGAAATCCCTGATCACcgacctaaaaagaaaacactcgTTTAGACTGCACATCG GTAAAGGCATCGCGCGGCCCTGGAAACTCGTGTACTATCGAGCAAAGAAGATGTTTGACGTCAATAATTACAAAGGCAG GTACAGCAGAGGCGATGTGGAGAAGTTAAAGGTATACCAGGCCCTCCACGGGAACGACTGGAAAAAGATTGGCGAGCTGGTGTCTCGAAGCAGCCTCTCGGTGGCCCTGAAGTTCTCCCAGATCAGCAGCG AAAGGAATCATGGAGCTTGGAGTAAAACGGAAACCCAGAAACTCATCAAGGCTGTGGAAGAAGTGATTCTAAAGAAAATGTCTCCCCAGGAGCTACAGGAGATGGATTCTAAACTCCAAGAGAATCCCGAAGGCCGCCTGTCGATTGTTCGAGAAAAACTCTACAGAGGCATATCCTGGGTGGAAGTGGAGGCTAAAGTGGAAACCAGGAACTGGATGCAGTGTAAAAGTAAGTG GACGGAAATTCTAACCAAGAGGATGACACATGGTCGGGACGTGTACCGGGGGGTTAATGCCCTGCAGGCCAAGATCAATCTTATTGAAAG GTTGTATGAGATAAATGTGGAAGACGCCAACGCCATAGACTGGGAGGATCTTGCTGGCACCATAGG ggACGTTCCTCCGTCTTATGTCCAAACTAAATTTTATAAGCTGAAAGCTACCTGTGTCCCCTTCTGGCAGAAGAAGACTTTCCCAG agaTAATAGACTACCTTTATGAGATAAGTCTACCTTTGCTTAAAGAAAAGTTAGAGaagaagatggagaagagaggGACTGAAATCCAGACTCCGGCAGCACCCAAGCCAGTCTTCCTGTTTCGAGACATCTTCTATTgtgacgacgacgacgacgacgtgAGTGGGGGGGAGGACGGAGGTGAAAAAAGTTAA
- the TTF1 gene encoding transcription termination factor 1 isoform X6 — MYRDDLQRFKEFKAQGVAIKFGKFSVKENKQLEKNVQEFLSLTGIENADKLLYTDRYPEEKSLITDLKRKHSFRLHIGKGIARPWKLVYYRAKKMFDVNNYKGRYSRGDVEKLKVYQALHGNDWKKIGELVSRSSLSVALKFSQISSERNHGAWSKTETQKLIKAVEEVILKKMSPQELQEMDSKLQENPEGRLSIVREKLYRGISWVEVEAKVETRNWMQCKSKWTEILTKRMTHGRDVYRGVNALQAKINLIERLYEINVEDANAIDWEDLAGTIGDVPPSYVQTKFYKLKATCVPFWQKKTFPEIIDYLYEISLPLLKEKLEKKMEKRGTEIQTPAAPKPVFLFRDIFYCDDDDDDVSGGEDGGEKS; from the exons ATGTATCGAGATGACCTGCAGCGGTTTAAAGAATTTAAAGCCCAAG GTGTCGCCATTAAATTTGGCAAATTTTCCGTGAAGGAAAATAAGCAGTTAGAGAAAAACGTGCAGGAGTTTCTGTCCCTGACGGGCATCGAGAATGCAGACAAGCTGCTGTACACAGACAGATACCCAGAGGAGAAATCCCTGATCACcgacctaaaaagaaaacactcgTTTAGACTGCACATCG GTAAAGGCATCGCGCGGCCCTGGAAACTCGTGTACTATCGAGCAAAGAAGATGTTTGACGTCAATAATTACAAAGGCAG GTACAGCAGAGGCGATGTGGAGAAGTTAAAGGTATACCAGGCCCTCCACGGGAACGACTGGAAAAAGATTGGCGAGCTGGTGTCTCGAAGCAGCCTCTCGGTGGCCCTGAAGTTCTCCCAGATCAGCAGCG AAAGGAATCATGGAGCTTGGAGTAAAACGGAAACCCAGAAACTCATCAAGGCTGTGGAAGAAGTGATTCTAAAGAAAATGTCTCCCCAGGAGCTACAGGAGATGGATTCTAAACTCCAAGAGAATCCCGAAGGCCGCCTGTCGATTGTTCGAGAAAAACTCTACAGAGGCATATCCTGGGTGGAAGTGGAGGCTAAAGTGGAAACCAGGAACTGGATGCAGTGTAAAAGTAAGTG GACGGAAATTCTAACCAAGAGGATGACACATGGTCGGGACGTGTACCGGGGGGTTAATGCCCTGCAGGCCAAGATCAATCTTATTGAAAG GTTGTATGAGATAAATGTGGAAGACGCCAACGCCATAGACTGGGAGGATCTTGCTGGCACCATAGG ggACGTTCCTCCGTCTTATGTCCAAACTAAATTTTATAAGCTGAAAGCTACCTGTGTCCCCTTCTGGCAGAAGAAGACTTTCCCAG agaTAATAGACTACCTTTATGAGATAAGTCTACCTTTGCTTAAAGAAAAGTTAGAGaagaagatggagaagagaggGACTGAAATCCAGACTCCGGCAGCACCCAAGCCAGTCTTCCTGTTTCGAGACATCTTCTATTgtgacgacgacgacgacgacgtgAGTGGGGGGGAGGACGGAGGTGAAAAAAGTTAA
- the TTF1 gene encoding transcription termination factor 1 isoform X1, with the protein MEGESSRPETHPPVFRKKKTKRSVHKDRHRRHGREPLPDAPLAGEPPPVTKSEEEKEHRQRLVSSPPRKSEVCDETEKATSLPKKSKKRKKRALGVAREPGVVYVLADEETVEDTSADLGKEFDVVYLDPSKERKAQREPEAEGPPAATKWRARESEEPPAKVPKKKHKNRRRKAAACDAGRATPEADLAPPASESHEEQDAQPEMAQLPGSEGQSKPKKRKRKRSTNPEFEARPVPEPEGAGAAYSEGWRVAGKVGTAGGGKRSSGLKKRTKERKHRSPGEGALASGGDASVPWASFEDMPFDSPEGNGSLIEDSAKPRPQEEKTQACSEEVQRLEPANEEESSLELAKESEPRYLSEDSRDSGDSDVDLGSAVKQLQEFIPDIKERAATTIKRMYRDDLQRFKEFKAQGVAIKFGKFSVKENKQLEKNVQEFLSLTGIENADKLLYTDRYPEEKSLITDLKRKHSFRLHIGKGIARPWKLVYYRAKKMFDVNNYKGRYSRGDVEKLKVYQALHGNDWKKIGELVSRSSLSVALKFSQISSERNHGAWSKTETQKLIKAVEEVILKKMSPQELQEMDSKLQENPEGRLSIVREKLYRGISWVEVEAKVETRNWMQCKSKWTEILTKRMTHGRDVYRGVNALQAKINLIERLYEINVEDANAIDWEDLAGTIGDVPPSYVQTKFYKLKATCVPFWQKKTFPGLRGPRSSGLPSTRGSGALRLGVCAEILFLVPRASLPGFDSPLPWPCDCGQVLSCLYASFEKWVNSSACLVGFARGSDE; encoded by the exons atggaaggagAGTCCAGCAGACCGGAAACCCACCCTCCAGTTTTCcgcaagaaaaagacaaagcgCTCTGTACATAAAGACAGACATCGGAGGCATGGCCGCGAGCCCCTGCCAGATGCCCCCCTGGCAGGCGAGCCGCCTCCCGTAACTAAgagtgaagaagagaaagagcatCGCCAGCGTCTCGTGTCTTCTCCTCCGAGAAAGTCAGAAGTCTGTGATGAGACCGAAAAAGCCACTTCTCTAcccaaaaagagtaaaaagagaaagaaaagggcttTGGGGGTCGCCAGGGAACCCGGCGTCGTGTACGTCCTGGCGGATGAGGAAACTGTCGAGGACACATCAGCGGATTTGGGAAAGGAGTTCGATGTCGTTTACCTGGATCCGAGCAAGGAGCGGAAGGCCCAGAGGGAGCCGGAGGCAGAGGGACCGCCCGCGGCCACCAAGTGGCGGGCCCGTGAGTCAGAAGAGCCGCCGGCCAAGGTGCCGAAGAAAAAGCATAAAAACCGTCGGAGGAAAGCGGCGGCCTGCGATGCTGGACGGGCAACCCCAGAGGCAGACCTTGCCCCGCCCGCCTCAGAATCCCACGAGGAGCAGGACGCCCAGCCTGAAATGGCCCAACTGCCAGGGTCCGAGGGCCAGAGCAAGCCCAAGAAAAGAAAGCGGAAGCGCTCAACTAACCCGGAATTCGAGGCCCGGCCTGTGCCCGAGCCTGAGGGTGCTGGGGCCGCGTACTCGGAGGGATGGCGAGTGGCGGGCAAGGTCGGGACCGCGGGAGGCGGCAAGAGGTCCAGCGGCCTCAAGAAAAGGACTAAGGAAAGGAAGCACAGGTCCCCTGGTGAAGGTGCCCTGGCGTCTGGCGGTGACGCTTCAGTGCCCTGGGCAAGCTTTGAGGACATGCCCTTTGACTCCCCGGAAGGTAATGGTTCCTTGATTGAAGACAGTGCGAAACCCAGGCCACAAGAGGAGAAAACCCAGGCCTGTTCGGAAGAGGTGCAGAG GTTAGAACCTGCAAATGAAGAAGAAAGCAGTTTGGAATTGGCTAAAGAGTCTGAACCCAGATACTTATCTGAAGATTCGCGAGATTCAGGCGATTCAGATGTGGATTTGGGTTCCGCCGTGAAGCAGCTCCAAGAATTCATTCCTGACATCAAGGAAAGGGCCGCCACCACGATTAAGCGAATGTATCGAGATGACCTGCAGCGGTTTAAAGAATTTAAAGCCCAAG GTGTCGCCATTAAATTTGGCAAATTTTCCGTGAAGGAAAATAAGCAGTTAGAGAAAAACGTGCAGGAGTTTCTGTCCCTGACGGGCATCGAGAATGCAGACAAGCTGCTGTACACAGACAGATACCCAGAGGAGAAATCCCTGATCACcgacctaaaaagaaaacactcgTTTAGACTGCACATCG GTAAAGGCATCGCGCGGCCCTGGAAACTCGTGTACTATCGAGCAAAGAAGATGTTTGACGTCAATAATTACAAAGGCAG GTACAGCAGAGGCGATGTGGAGAAGTTAAAGGTATACCAGGCCCTCCACGGGAACGACTGGAAAAAGATTGGCGAGCTGGTGTCTCGAAGCAGCCTCTCGGTGGCCCTGAAGTTCTCCCAGATCAGCAGCG AAAGGAATCATGGAGCTTGGAGTAAAACGGAAACCCAGAAACTCATCAAGGCTGTGGAAGAAGTGATTCTAAAGAAAATGTCTCCCCAGGAGCTACAGGAGATGGATTCTAAACTCCAAGAGAATCCCGAAGGCCGCCTGTCGATTGTTCGAGAAAAACTCTACAGAGGCATATCCTGGGTGGAAGTGGAGGCTAAAGTGGAAACCAGGAACTGGATGCAGTGTAAAAGTAAGTG GACGGAAATTCTAACCAAGAGGATGACACATGGTCGGGACGTGTACCGGGGGGTTAATGCCCTGCAGGCCAAGATCAATCTTATTGAAAG GTTGTATGAGATAAATGTGGAAGACGCCAACGCCATAGACTGGGAGGATCTTGCTGGCACCATAGG ggACGTTCCTCCGTCTTATGTCCAAACTAAATTTTATAAGCTGAAAGCTACCTGTGTCCCCTTCTGGCAGAAGAAGACTTTCCCAG GCCTTCGGGGGCCTCGCAGCAGTGGCCTGCCCAGCACCCGCGGTTCAGGTGCGCTCCGCCTTGGAGTGTGTGCCGAGATCCTCTTCTTGGTTCCGCGAGCATCTCTTCCTGGGTTTGATTCCCCGCTGCCCTGGCCctgtgactgtgggcaagtcTTGTCATGTCTTTAtgcctcatttgaaaaatgggtaaaCAGCAGTGCCTGCCTCGTAGGATTTGCGAGAGGATCGGATGAGTGA
- the TTF1 gene encoding transcription termination factor 1 isoform X3: MEGESSRPETHPPVFRKKKTKRSVHKDRHRRHGREPLPDAPLAGEPPPVTKSEEEKEHRQRLVSSPPRKSEVCDETEKATSLPKKSKKRKKRALGVAREPGVVYVLADEETVEDTSADLGKEFDVVYLDPSKERKAQREPEAEGPPAATKWRARESEEPPAKVPKKKHKNRRRKAAACDAGRATPEADLAPPASESHEEQDAQPEMAQLPGSEGQSKPKKRKRKRSTNPEFEARPVPEPEGAGAAYSEGWRVAGKVGTAGGGKRSSGLKKRTKERKHRSPGEGALASGGDASVPWASFEDMPFDSPEGNGSLIEDSAKPRPQEEKTQACSEEVQRLEPANEEESSLELAKESEPRYLSEDSRDSGDSDVDLGSAVKQLQEFIPDIKERAATTIKRMYRDDLQRFKEFKAQGVAIKFGKFSVKENKQLEKNVQEFLSLTGIENADKLLYTDRYPEEKSLITDLKRKHSFRLHIGKGIARPWKLVYYRAKKMFDVNNYKGRYSRGDVEKLKVYQALHGNDWKKIGELVSRSSLSVALKFSQISSERNHGAWSKTETQKLIKAVEEVILKKMSPQELQEMDSKLQENPEGRLSIVREKLYRGISWVEVEAKVETRNWMQCKSKCNYKILGSLCSTARPCCCSVARIELCVSAHPKLLICPSLSPFPFW; the protein is encoded by the exons atggaaggagAGTCCAGCAGACCGGAAACCCACCCTCCAGTTTTCcgcaagaaaaagacaaagcgCTCTGTACATAAAGACAGACATCGGAGGCATGGCCGCGAGCCCCTGCCAGATGCCCCCCTGGCAGGCGAGCCGCCTCCCGTAACTAAgagtgaagaagagaaagagcatCGCCAGCGTCTCGTGTCTTCTCCTCCGAGAAAGTCAGAAGTCTGTGATGAGACCGAAAAAGCCACTTCTCTAcccaaaaagagtaaaaagagaaagaaaagggcttTGGGGGTCGCCAGGGAACCCGGCGTCGTGTACGTCCTGGCGGATGAGGAAACTGTCGAGGACACATCAGCGGATTTGGGAAAGGAGTTCGATGTCGTTTACCTGGATCCGAGCAAGGAGCGGAAGGCCCAGAGGGAGCCGGAGGCAGAGGGACCGCCCGCGGCCACCAAGTGGCGGGCCCGTGAGTCAGAAGAGCCGCCGGCCAAGGTGCCGAAGAAAAAGCATAAAAACCGTCGGAGGAAAGCGGCGGCCTGCGATGCTGGACGGGCAACCCCAGAGGCAGACCTTGCCCCGCCCGCCTCAGAATCCCACGAGGAGCAGGACGCCCAGCCTGAAATGGCCCAACTGCCAGGGTCCGAGGGCCAGAGCAAGCCCAAGAAAAGAAAGCGGAAGCGCTCAACTAACCCGGAATTCGAGGCCCGGCCTGTGCCCGAGCCTGAGGGTGCTGGGGCCGCGTACTCGGAGGGATGGCGAGTGGCGGGCAAGGTCGGGACCGCGGGAGGCGGCAAGAGGTCCAGCGGCCTCAAGAAAAGGACTAAGGAAAGGAAGCACAGGTCCCCTGGTGAAGGTGCCCTGGCGTCTGGCGGTGACGCTTCAGTGCCCTGGGCAAGCTTTGAGGACATGCCCTTTGACTCCCCGGAAGGTAATGGTTCCTTGATTGAAGACAGTGCGAAACCCAGGCCACAAGAGGAGAAAACCCAGGCCTGTTCGGAAGAGGTGCAGAG GTTAGAACCTGCAAATGAAGAAGAAAGCAGTTTGGAATTGGCTAAAGAGTCTGAACCCAGATACTTATCTGAAGATTCGCGAGATTCAGGCGATTCAGATGTGGATTTGGGTTCCGCCGTGAAGCAGCTCCAAGAATTCATTCCTGACATCAAGGAAAGGGCCGCCACCACGATTAAGCGAATGTATCGAGATGACCTGCAGCGGTTTAAAGAATTTAAAGCCCAAG GTGTCGCCATTAAATTTGGCAAATTTTCCGTGAAGGAAAATAAGCAGTTAGAGAAAAACGTGCAGGAGTTTCTGTCCCTGACGGGCATCGAGAATGCAGACAAGCTGCTGTACACAGACAGATACCCAGAGGAGAAATCCCTGATCACcgacctaaaaagaaaacactcgTTTAGACTGCACATCG GTAAAGGCATCGCGCGGCCCTGGAAACTCGTGTACTATCGAGCAAAGAAGATGTTTGACGTCAATAATTACAAAGGCAG GTACAGCAGAGGCGATGTGGAGAAGTTAAAGGTATACCAGGCCCTCCACGGGAACGACTGGAAAAAGATTGGCGAGCTGGTGTCTCGAAGCAGCCTCTCGGTGGCCCTGAAGTTCTCCCAGATCAGCAGCG AAAGGAATCATGGAGCTTGGAGTAAAACGGAAACCCAGAAACTCATCAAGGCTGTGGAAGAAGTGATTCTAAAGAAAATGTCTCCCCAGGAGCTACAGGAGATGGATTCTAAACTCCAAGAGAATCCCGAAGGCCGCCTGTCGATTGTTCGAGAAAAACTCTACAGAGGCATATCCTGGGTGGAAGTGGAGGCTAAAGTGGAAACCAGGAACTGGATGCAGTGTAAAAGTAAGTG tAATTACAAGATATTGGGTTCCCTCTGCTCTACAGCGAGACCTTGTTGTTGCTCTGTTGCGCGTATAGAACTGTGTGTATCTGCtcatcccaagctcctaatttgtccctccctttccccatttCCCTTctggtaa
- the TTF1 gene encoding transcription termination factor 1 isoform X4 → MEGESSRPETHPPVFRKKKTKRSVHKDRHRRHGREPLPDAPLAGEPPPVTKSEEEKEHRQRLVSSPPRKSEVCDETEKATSLPKKSKKRKKRALGVAREPGVVYVLADEETVEDTSADLGKEFDVVYLDPSKERKAQREPEAEGPPAATKWRARESEEPPAKVPKKKHKNRRRKAAACDAGRATPEADLAPPASESHEEQDAQPEMAQLPGSEGQSKPKKRKRKRSTNPEFEARPVPEPEGAGAAYSEGWRVAGKVGTAGGGKRSSGLKKRTKERKHRSPGEGALASGGDASVPWASFEDMPFDSPEGNGSLIEDSAKPRPQEEKTQACSEEVQRLEPANEEESSLELAKESEPRYLSEDSRDSGDSDVDLGSAVKQLQEFIPDIKERAATTIKRMYRDDLQRFKEFKAQGVAIKFGKFSVKENKQLEKNVQEFLSLTGIENADKLLYTDRYPEEKSLITDLKRKHSFRLHIGKGIARPWKLVYYRAKKMFDVNNYKGRYSRGDVEKLKVYQALHGNDWKKIGELVSRSSLSVALKFSQISSERNHGAWSKTETQKLIKAVEEVILKKMSPQELQEMDSKLQENPEGRLSIVREKLYRGISWVEVEAKVETRNWMQCKIITRYWVPSALQRDLVVALLRV, encoded by the exons atggaaggagAGTCCAGCAGACCGGAAACCCACCCTCCAGTTTTCcgcaagaaaaagacaaagcgCTCTGTACATAAAGACAGACATCGGAGGCATGGCCGCGAGCCCCTGCCAGATGCCCCCCTGGCAGGCGAGCCGCCTCCCGTAACTAAgagtgaagaagagaaagagcatCGCCAGCGTCTCGTGTCTTCTCCTCCGAGAAAGTCAGAAGTCTGTGATGAGACCGAAAAAGCCACTTCTCTAcccaaaaagagtaaaaagagaaagaaaagggcttTGGGGGTCGCCAGGGAACCCGGCGTCGTGTACGTCCTGGCGGATGAGGAAACTGTCGAGGACACATCAGCGGATTTGGGAAAGGAGTTCGATGTCGTTTACCTGGATCCGAGCAAGGAGCGGAAGGCCCAGAGGGAGCCGGAGGCAGAGGGACCGCCCGCGGCCACCAAGTGGCGGGCCCGTGAGTCAGAAGAGCCGCCGGCCAAGGTGCCGAAGAAAAAGCATAAAAACCGTCGGAGGAAAGCGGCGGCCTGCGATGCTGGACGGGCAACCCCAGAGGCAGACCTTGCCCCGCCCGCCTCAGAATCCCACGAGGAGCAGGACGCCCAGCCTGAAATGGCCCAACTGCCAGGGTCCGAGGGCCAGAGCAAGCCCAAGAAAAGAAAGCGGAAGCGCTCAACTAACCCGGAATTCGAGGCCCGGCCTGTGCCCGAGCCTGAGGGTGCTGGGGCCGCGTACTCGGAGGGATGGCGAGTGGCGGGCAAGGTCGGGACCGCGGGAGGCGGCAAGAGGTCCAGCGGCCTCAAGAAAAGGACTAAGGAAAGGAAGCACAGGTCCCCTGGTGAAGGTGCCCTGGCGTCTGGCGGTGACGCTTCAGTGCCCTGGGCAAGCTTTGAGGACATGCCCTTTGACTCCCCGGAAGGTAATGGTTCCTTGATTGAAGACAGTGCGAAACCCAGGCCACAAGAGGAGAAAACCCAGGCCTGTTCGGAAGAGGTGCAGAG GTTAGAACCTGCAAATGAAGAAGAAAGCAGTTTGGAATTGGCTAAAGAGTCTGAACCCAGATACTTATCTGAAGATTCGCGAGATTCAGGCGATTCAGATGTGGATTTGGGTTCCGCCGTGAAGCAGCTCCAAGAATTCATTCCTGACATCAAGGAAAGGGCCGCCACCACGATTAAGCGAATGTATCGAGATGACCTGCAGCGGTTTAAAGAATTTAAAGCCCAAG GTGTCGCCATTAAATTTGGCAAATTTTCCGTGAAGGAAAATAAGCAGTTAGAGAAAAACGTGCAGGAGTTTCTGTCCCTGACGGGCATCGAGAATGCAGACAAGCTGCTGTACACAGACAGATACCCAGAGGAGAAATCCCTGATCACcgacctaaaaagaaaacactcgTTTAGACTGCACATCG GTAAAGGCATCGCGCGGCCCTGGAAACTCGTGTACTATCGAGCAAAGAAGATGTTTGACGTCAATAATTACAAAGGCAG GTACAGCAGAGGCGATGTGGAGAAGTTAAAGGTATACCAGGCCCTCCACGGGAACGACTGGAAAAAGATTGGCGAGCTGGTGTCTCGAAGCAGCCTCTCGGTGGCCCTGAAGTTCTCCCAGATCAGCAGCG AAAGGAATCATGGAGCTTGGAGTAAAACGGAAACCCAGAAACTCATCAAGGCTGTGGAAGAAGTGATTCTAAAGAAAATGTCTCCCCAGGAGCTACAGGAGATGGATTCTAAACTCCAAGAGAATCCCGAAGGCCGCCTGTCGATTGTTCGAGAAAAACTCTACAGAGGCATATCCTGGGTGGAAGTGGAGGCTAAAGTGGAAACCAGGAACTGGATGCAGTGTAAAA tAATTACAAGATATTGGGTTCCCTCTGCTCTACAGCGAGACCTTGTTGTTGCTCTGTTGCGCGTATAG